The following proteins are co-located in the Spirosoma montaniterrae genome:
- the rpe gene encoding ribulose-phosphate 3-epimerase produces MTPPIIAPSILAADFANLQRDVEMVNRSEADWFHVDVMDGMFVPNISFGFPVLEAIRRHTTKPLDVHLMIVQPERYIAEFAEKGADHITVHYEACTHLHRVLTQIRQAGCQAGVALNMQTPVDVLADIADAFDQVLIMTINPGFGGQKLLPLSVPKVRKLRQLLQGAGSSALIGVDGGMDLSNTATLLDAGADYVVAGTSVFGSDDPIAAIHRLKSSRQPTMA; encoded by the coding sequence ATGACCCCGCCAATTATAGCTCCGTCGATTTTGGCCGCTGATTTCGCCAATTTGCAACGCGACGTGGAAATGGTGAACCGCAGCGAGGCCGACTGGTTTCATGTCGATGTGATGGATGGCATGTTTGTCCCGAATATTTCATTCGGTTTTCCGGTGCTGGAAGCCATCCGGCGGCATACGACGAAGCCACTCGACGTTCATCTGATGATTGTGCAGCCGGAGCGATACATTGCCGAATTTGCGGAGAAAGGAGCCGACCATATCACGGTTCATTACGAAGCCTGTACGCACCTGCACCGGGTGCTGACCCAGATTCGGCAGGCCGGTTGCCAGGCGGGCGTGGCCCTGAACATGCAAACACCGGTAGACGTATTGGCCGATATTGCCGATGCCTTCGATCAGGTGCTGATTATGACCATCAACCCCGGTTTCGGCGGTCAGAAACTGCTGCCGCTGTCTGTTCCGAAAGTTCGTAAACTGCGGCAGTTATTGCAGGGGGCGGGCAGTTCGGCCCTGATTGGGGTAGATGGCGGCATGGATCTATCGAACACAGCCACACTACTCGATGCCGGTGCCGATTATGTGGTGGCCGGTACGTCGGTGTTTGGGTCCGACGACCCCATAGCGGCCATTCATCGCCTGAAAAGCAGTCGCCAGCCCACAATGGCCTGA
- a CDS encoding alpha-amylase family glycosyl hydrolase — protein sequence MRQFSPEGSFKAVEKQLPRLKEMGVDIIWLMPIYPISQKNKKGTLGSPYAIANYKAVNPAYGTLADFKSLVNRAHALGLRVVLDWVANHTGWDHVWVQQHPDWYTLVDGKMTTPLDPKTGKPTDWTDVADLNYANPNMRKGMIDAMQYWVKECDVDGYRCDVAGFVPNDFWAQLRPELDKIKTVFMLSEWEDEPDQFKSCFNMNYGWAMHHVMKDIAKGNAPISKIDSLRAANKSRFPKWYYQMLFTQNHDENTWNGTLAESFGPAADAFIVLSSTLEGMPLVYNGMESNLNKRLAFFEKDTIAWGTYPRANFFEALLTLKHRNHALWNGLDGGPVVKIPTDRDDKVYAFHRQRDTDAVAVLVNLSNQPQTVRLDGDGYEGKYTDVFSHQPAELKPNMIVTLRPWEYRVLTN from the coding sequence GTGCGGCAGTTTTCGCCGGAGGGTTCGTTTAAAGCCGTTGAAAAACAGCTACCCCGTCTCAAAGAAATGGGCGTCGATATTATCTGGCTGATGCCAATTTATCCGATCAGCCAGAAAAACAAAAAAGGAACCCTTGGCAGCCCCTACGCCATCGCCAATTACAAAGCCGTTAATCCCGCTTACGGCACCCTCGCCGATTTCAAATCGCTCGTTAACCGTGCGCACGCGCTGGGGCTGCGCGTTGTGCTCGACTGGGTAGCGAACCACACCGGCTGGGACCACGTATGGGTACAGCAGCACCCCGATTGGTACACGCTCGTTGATGGTAAAATGACGACGCCCCTCGACCCCAAAACCGGCAAACCTACCGACTGGACCGACGTGGCTGACCTGAACTACGCCAACCCCAACATGCGCAAAGGCATGATCGACGCCATGCAATATTGGGTGAAAGAATGTGACGTCGATGGCTATCGGTGCGACGTGGCGGGGTTCGTGCCCAACGATTTCTGGGCGCAGCTTCGGCCTGAGTTAGACAAAATCAAGACCGTGTTCATGCTCTCGGAGTGGGAAGACGAGCCGGATCAGTTCAAGAGCTGTTTCAATATGAACTACGGCTGGGCCATGCACCACGTTATGAAAGATATTGCCAAAGGCAATGCGCCCATTTCAAAAATCGACTCGTTGCGGGCGGCCAACAAGAGCCGTTTTCCGAAGTGGTATTATCAGATGTTGTTTACGCAGAACCACGACGAAAATACCTGGAATGGAACGCTGGCCGAATCATTCGGTCCGGCGGCTGATGCGTTCATTGTATTGAGCAGTACGCTGGAAGGTATGCCATTGGTTTACAACGGTATGGAGTCGAACCTGAACAAACGGTTGGCCTTTTTCGAGAAGGATACCATTGCCTGGGGAACCTACCCACGAGCCAACTTTTTTGAAGCGTTACTGACACTTAAACACCGCAATCACGCCCTCTGGAACGGGCTGGATGGTGGGCCGGTGGTCAAAATTCCGACCGACCGCGACGATAAAGTATATGCCTTTCACCGGCAGCGCGATACGGATGCCGTAGCTGTACTCGTTAATTTAAGCAATCAGCCGCAGACAGTTCGGTTAGACGGCGACGGTTACGAAGGTAAATATACCGACGTGTTCAGCCACCAACCCGCCGAACTGAAACCCAATATGATTGTTACACTCCGCCCATGGGAGTATAGGGTATTGACAAATTAA
- a CDS encoding OmpA family protein — protein MRTGLYLTLIGLFILTTAGSAQSIQWASRVVGVSSEKKGESTGDQYKASQALGRPSKVPQMGESPCAWAPFYPDGTQDEWIQVSFAKPMPARQIVIAENINPGAIVRVVVIDEKKREHIVYQGTGAQPRPDPLLHIFPRDSGYVCHQIKVFLNGATLRGINQIDAIGISEETKPLTVSINVSKDTPKEIVKENLGKAVNSPGQEVAPVISPDGRTLYFTRNYNKANIGSSDHQDVWYSSLGSAAGGSPGWSEAVNIGAPINTPGDNAISGMAPDGRTAYLINVYRPDGGLTFGISKSIRTKAGWSQPVECKIANNYNLHEQNQLEFCISPDGTAIILAVQRKDTRGNRDLYVSLQKPDKTWAEPVSLGSVVNSADFESSPFLAADGRTLYFTSGGHPGFGNGDIFVARRLDDSWGNWSEPENLGPAINTPEWDGYFTIPASGDYAYLSSRAGSMGEDDIFRLKLYPTIKPDPVAIVSGQVLDAQSKKPVSSEVVSGLFNDHKEVVKVDYSPETGEYKMILPTQKTYNLTAQKEGYFPTTETLDLSKDKRFRDIRRNLYLTKIEPGQKITMREVLFQQSQAALLTGANVELDRLVTMMNQHPAMELLIEGHTDNQGDWEPNMKLSEDRVRVVKEYLTGKGIAANRIQTKAWGPSKPIASNETEEKRKQNRRVEFTILKM, from the coding sequence ATGCGTACAGGGCTTTATCTAACCTTAATCGGGCTGTTCATTCTAACCACTGCCGGATCGGCCCAGTCGATCCAATGGGCGAGTCGGGTGGTGGGTGTGTCGTCGGAGAAAAAGGGGGAGTCTACTGGCGATCAATACAAGGCATCGCAGGCATTGGGCAGGCCCAGTAAGGTGCCGCAGATGGGCGAGTCACCCTGCGCGTGGGCACCGTTTTATCCCGATGGAACGCAGGACGAATGGATTCAGGTTAGTTTTGCCAAACCCATGCCCGCCCGGCAAATCGTCATTGCGGAGAACATAAATCCGGGTGCCATTGTGCGCGTTGTGGTTATTGACGAGAAAAAGCGGGAACATATTGTCTATCAGGGAACTGGTGCACAGCCCCGGCCCGACCCGCTACTACATATTTTCCCCCGCGATTCGGGTTACGTTTGCCACCAAATCAAGGTCTTTCTGAATGGAGCCACGCTGAGAGGCATCAATCAGATTGACGCTATTGGCATCTCAGAAGAAACTAAACCACTGACGGTCAGTATTAATGTATCGAAAGATACGCCTAAAGAAATCGTCAAGGAAAATTTAGGCAAGGCCGTTAACTCGCCGGGGCAGGAAGTGGCCCCCGTGATTTCGCCCGATGGCCGCACACTTTATTTCACCCGAAACTATAATAAAGCCAACATCGGTTCATCTGACCATCAGGACGTTTGGTATTCGTCGCTCGGTTCGGCTGCGGGCGGCAGTCCTGGCTGGAGTGAAGCCGTAAATATTGGCGCGCCTATCAACACGCCGGGCGATAATGCCATCAGTGGCATGGCCCCCGACGGGCGCACGGCTTACCTGATCAATGTCTACCGACCCGATGGTGGGCTGACGTTCGGTATCTCAAAGTCGATTCGGACCAAAGCGGGCTGGTCGCAACCGGTTGAATGCAAAATCGCTAACAATTATAATCTGCACGAGCAGAATCAGTTGGAGTTTTGCATCTCGCCCGATGGAACGGCTATCATTCTGGCCGTACAGCGAAAAGACACGCGCGGCAACCGTGATTTATACGTATCCCTTCAAAAACCAGACAAAACCTGGGCCGAACCCGTATCGCTGGGATCGGTGGTGAACTCCGCCGATTTTGAAAGCTCGCCGTTTTTAGCCGCCGATGGCCGCACACTCTATTTTACGTCGGGCGGACATCCGGGTTTTGGCAACGGCGATATTTTTGTGGCGCGTCGGCTCGATGACTCATGGGGCAACTGGAGCGAACCCGAAAACCTCGGCCCGGCCATTAATACGCCCGAATGGGACGGTTACTTCACCATTCCGGCTTCGGGCGATTACGCATACCTGAGTTCGCGGGCGGGGTCGATGGGCGAAGACGATATTTTCCGGCTCAAACTCTATCCCACCATCAAACCCGATCCGGTTGCCATTGTATCGGGGCAGGTGCTCGATGCACAAAGCAAAAAACCGGTTTCGTCGGAAGTCGTTTCAGGACTGTTCAACGATCACAAAGAAGTGGTCAAGGTCGACTACAGTCCCGAAACAGGTGAGTACAAAATGATTCTGCCCACGCAGAAAACCTATAACCTCACCGCCCAGAAAGAAGGCTATTTCCCCACCACCGAAACCCTCGACCTGAGCAAAGACAAACGTTTCCGCGACATCCGGCGCAATCTGTATCTGACCAAAATAGAGCCGGGCCAGAAAATAACGATGCGCGAAGTGCTGTTTCAACAAAGTCAGGCCGCTCTGCTAACCGGGGCCAACGTTGAGCTGGACCGGCTGGTTACCATGATGAATCAACACCCGGCGATGGAGTTACTCATCGAAGGTCATACCGACAATCAGGGCGACTGGGAGCCGAATATGAAGCTGTCGGAAGATCGCGTTCGGGTGGTGAAAGAGTACCTGACCGGCAAAGGCATTGCCGCCAATCGGATTCAGACCAAAGCCTGGGGGCCGAGCAAGCCCATTGCGAGTAACGAGACCGAAGAGAAGCGCAAACAGAACCGGCGGGTAGAATTCACCATTCTGAAAATGTAA
- a CDS encoding glycosyltransferase family 39 protein, translating to MFTISNRTALLGLGALLALSLALRLYRLDTYAIYFDEKSTLLISQGVCLEGFNQKDVFAKPYFTPAEFWKPKTVHDFIEANIRGDIGNSPAYYAVLKVWLNLFGLSDASLRMPSVIFSVLIVALIFVFVRRHFRFLGEQRVNTLALTSAAIAAVEPFFVAYSHIARNYSMTFFLTLLATHLFLLILERITDCRPVAWLYVAYGITFVASVLSHYLTVTVFLCHGLYALLYLRNARAWVALGATAVIGLGLVSLWFIFGGGKYTFFTLNYQANFYRNIALTNPYNSGFGTILPATIPNIAVRAVPIFTDLFMPTNGLAGVLAGLRNSLLALGLGTVATVIIHLYRPVTKPPVWVYGAVTLVLLTGVLIYTVLPLRLLVLSVSVPFVYLIGWYITTHVGGRQQRPVVLLLLLAFVPTLFLLFMAWRSGHTFGITQRYSGFSFPYVCMLVAMGLHQLTQLRWWFAAPITAVLLIQAVHLLTLLGDIYADRAPKYTYFAEPRIANPYWSSAQQIKKLYAPGDTVLYPNKTRIIHSEKMDRTYSPVSLLDAQLVNVYLPKDAQYVQHIDANERDRIILKKGDTGQKIVIFDFKGRTYRYGE from the coding sequence ATGTTTACCATATCCAACCGCACTGCACTACTTGGCTTAGGTGCTCTTCTGGCCTTATCGCTGGCCCTGCGTCTTTATCGCTTAGATACCTATGCCATTTATTTCGATGAAAAATCGACGTTGCTTATTAGTCAGGGCGTTTGTCTGGAAGGTTTTAATCAGAAAGATGTTTTTGCCAAGCCGTACTTCACTCCGGCTGAGTTCTGGAAGCCGAAAACGGTTCACGATTTTATCGAAGCCAATATCCGGGGCGACATTGGCAACAGCCCCGCTTACTATGCCGTTCTGAAGGTTTGGTTAAACCTGTTTGGCCTGAGCGACGCGTCGCTGCGGATGCCATCGGTAATTTTCAGCGTGTTGATTGTGGCCCTGATCTTTGTTTTCGTCAGGCGGCATTTTCGTTTTCTGGGCGAGCAGCGGGTCAATACCTTAGCGTTAACCAGCGCGGCTATTGCTGCCGTGGAGCCGTTTTTCGTAGCCTACAGCCACATTGCCCGCAACTATTCGATGACGTTTTTCCTGACGTTGCTGGCAACGCACCTGTTTCTGCTTATCCTCGAGCGCATTACCGACTGTAGGCCCGTTGCGTGGTTATATGTTGCTTATGGCATCACATTCGTTGCTTCGGTTTTATCTCATTATCTGACGGTTACGGTATTTCTTTGCCACGGTTTGTACGCGCTGCTGTATCTGCGCAATGCCCGCGCCTGGGTAGCACTGGGCGCAACGGCTGTAATCGGGCTGGGGCTGGTATCGCTTTGGTTCATCTTCGGCGGAGGCAAATACACGTTCTTTACGCTGAACTATCAGGCTAATTTCTACCGAAACATCGCGCTGACCAATCCGTATAATTCGGGCTTCGGTACAATCCTGCCCGCTACGATTCCGAATATTGCGGTGCGGGCTGTACCAATTTTCACGGATTTGTTCATGCCCACCAATGGGCTGGCGGGGGTATTGGCCGGGCTGCGTAACTCCCTGCTGGCACTGGGGCTCGGCACCGTTGCAACCGTTATCATTCACCTATACCGGCCCGTAACAAAACCACCGGTTTGGGTCTACGGAGCCGTTACATTAGTGTTATTGACGGGCGTGCTGATCTATACGGTGCTTCCGCTGCGGCTGCTGGTTTTGTCTGTGTCCGTACCGTTTGTGTATCTGATTGGCTGGTATATCACTACGCATGTTGGGGGCAGGCAGCAACGGCCCGTTGTGTTGTTGCTCTTGCTGGCTTTCGTTCCGACGCTGTTTCTGCTGTTCATGGCGTGGCGGTCGGGGCATACGTTCGGTATTACGCAGCGGTATTCCGGCTTCTCGTTTCCATACGTCTGTATGTTGGTGGCAATGGGTCTGCATCAGCTTACGCAACTTCGGTGGTGGTTTGCGGCCCCTATTACGGCGGTGCTGTTGATACAGGCCGTTCATCTACTAACGCTGCTGGGCGACATCTACGCCGACCGTGCGCCCAAATACACCTACTTTGCCGAACCGCGCATCGCCAACCCGTACTGGTCCTCGGCTCAACAGATTAAAAAATTGTATGCCCCCGGCGATACGGTGCTGTATCCGAACAAGACACGGATTATTCATTCCGAAAAAATGGATCGGACCTACTCGCCGGTTTCGCTGCTCGATGCGCAATTAGTGAACGTGTACCTGCCTAAAGACGCGCAGTACGTGCAGCACATCGACGCCAACGAACGCGACCGCATCATCTTAAAAAAGGGGGATACGGGCCAGAAAATTGTTATTTTTGACTTCAAAGGCCGGACGTACCGCTACGGCGAGTAA
- a CDS encoding transketolase codes for MTLTTEAIDIKALCGQLRLNILGLYNQAHAGHIGCSLSCIDLMVGTLVLRKRPQDTFLLSKGHAAASLYACLNHLGEISDEVLATYYQNGTTLPAHPAPNQHAGIPFATGSLGHGLPIGTGVAQASKLLGDDARAFVLMSDGETNEGTTWEAAHFAVQHGLDNLIVLIDKNGLQGFGNTTDVLGDTADARTWTAMGFETVEINGHDVEQITATIDALTMAQNGKPKAVIAHTVKGKGVSYMENRLEWHYLPMTPAQYEQATADVKARYFS; via the coding sequence ATGACTTTGACAACCGAAGCAATTGATATAAAAGCTCTCTGCGGGCAGTTGCGGCTCAACATTCTGGGGCTGTACAATCAGGCACACGCGGGCCACATTGGCTGCTCGCTGAGTTGCATCGACCTGATGGTTGGTACACTCGTGCTGCGTAAACGGCCACAGGATACGTTTCTGCTCTCGAAAGGCCACGCGGCTGCGTCGCTCTATGCCTGCCTGAACCACCTCGGCGAAATTTCGGACGAGGTACTGGCAACGTACTACCAGAACGGCACTACCCTACCCGCCCACCCCGCCCCTAATCAGCACGCGGGCATTCCGTTTGCAACCGGTTCGCTCGGGCACGGGCTGCCCATTGGTACGGGCGTGGCACAGGCCAGCAAATTACTTGGCGACGACGCGCGTGCATTCGTACTCATGTCTGACGGCGAAACCAACGAAGGCACTACCTGGGAAGCGGCCCATTTTGCCGTACAGCACGGGCTGGATAATCTGATTGTACTGATCGACAAAAATGGATTACAGGGCTTCGGCAACACCACCGACGTGCTGGGCGACACCGCCGATGCCCGTACCTGGACTGCGATGGGCTTCGAAACCGTGGAGATTAACGGCCACGACGTAGAGCAGATTACAGCTACTATCGACGCGCTGACGATGGCACAAAACGGTAAACCTAAGGCAGTTATCGCTCACACGGTAAAGGGCAAAGGCGTGTCGTACATGGAGAACCGGCTCGAATGGCATTACCTGCCCATGACGCCCGCTCAATACGAACAGGCCACCGCCGACGTGAAAGCGCGGTATTTTTCGTAG
- a CDS encoding NAD-dependent epimerase/dehydratase family protein yields MNQNTPVLLSANIARLNGPIVVFGASGFIGANLFEQLFRIRQDVYALTHDATKAWRLKLLDVPAENIVHCDILSDASVKDVFGKIKPKTIFNLAAYGAYSKQKNVGLTYETNVLGTVNILENCTPDMVYIHAGSSSEYGFNCTAPKETDRVEPNSHYAVSKVSAAFTLEFYARVHGLKTLNLRLYSIYGGWEEPDRLIPRLVEEARSGKWPPLVSPDISRDFVYVDDCIGAFVLAALRVNKEISGRSYNIATGQKTTMRELVEVARQTFSVQPEPVWGSMGNRAWDLAEWYGDPTAAEADLGWKATTSLSDGLRQTADWQLNHNYTERVLPAFQTPTLNPVISPIIACYKDAQAIPYMYERLVKTFNEMKVRYEIIFVNDNSPDNTDEVLEEICAKDPNVMAIKHSRNFGSQSAFLSGMEIATGDAVVLMDGDLQDPPEIIPKFYEKWQQGFDVAYGVRVQREMAPHVHFFYKQFYRLFRRTAYINIPVDAGDFSMIDRKVVRELVNLPETEQFLRGLRAWVGFKQTGVDYVRPERMFGVSTNNWTKNIWWAKKAIFSFSFAPLELMTYAGFVLTGLSFLGILWQIVARLLNFDPNTPYGISTVLVLIMFFGGINLLGISFLGEYISKIFEETKKRPKFIRTMVRKGQRVYRTAAEISTLVEQRRSK; encoded by the coding sequence ATGAACCAGAACACCCCCGTTTTGCTATCCGCTAACATTGCCCGGCTCAACGGCCCCATCGTCGTTTTTGGGGCCAGCGGCTTCATCGGTGCCAACCTGTTTGAGCAGCTTTTCCGCATTCGTCAGGACGTTTACGCCCTCACACACGACGCCACCAAAGCATGGCGGCTTAAGCTTTTGGATGTACCTGCCGAGAACATCGTTCACTGCGATATTCTGTCCGATGCATCGGTGAAAGACGTTTTTGGGAAGATAAAGCCCAAAACCATCTTCAACTTAGCCGCTTACGGTGCCTACAGCAAGCAGAAAAACGTTGGCCTTACCTACGAAACCAACGTACTCGGCACGGTCAATATTCTCGAAAACTGCACGCCCGACATGGTCTATATCCACGCAGGCAGCAGTTCGGAGTACGGTTTCAACTGTACGGCTCCAAAAGAAACCGACCGGGTTGAGCCCAACAGCCACTACGCTGTATCGAAAGTATCGGCAGCTTTCACGCTCGAATTCTACGCCCGTGTGCATGGACTGAAAACGCTCAACCTGCGGCTTTATTCCATCTATGGCGGCTGGGAAGAACCCGACCGGCTCATTCCGCGTCTGGTTGAAGAAGCGCGTAGTGGCAAGTGGCCCCCGTTAGTATCGCCCGACATCAGCCGCGATTTTGTGTACGTCGATGATTGTATCGGCGCGTTTGTGCTGGCCGCACTGCGCGTAAACAAGGAAATCAGCGGACGCTCGTACAACATTGCAACCGGCCAGAAAACCACCATGCGTGAGTTGGTCGAGGTGGCCCGGCAAACGTTCTCGGTTCAGCCCGAGCCGGTTTGGGGCAGCATGGGCAACCGCGCCTGGGACTTGGCCGAGTGGTATGGCGACCCCACAGCCGCCGAAGCCGACCTCGGCTGGAAAGCCACCACAAGTTTAAGCGACGGCCTGCGCCAAACCGCCGACTGGCAGCTAAACCATAACTACACTGAGCGGGTATTGCCGGCTTTTCAGACGCCTACGCTCAACCCGGTAATCTCGCCCATTATTGCGTGTTACAAAGACGCTCAGGCCATTCCGTACATGTATGAACGGCTCGTAAAAACGTTCAACGAGATGAAAGTGCGGTACGAGATTATCTTCGTGAACGACAACTCGCCCGACAATACGGATGAGGTGCTGGAAGAAATCTGCGCCAAAGACCCGAACGTTATGGCTATAAAGCACTCGCGGAATTTTGGATCGCAGTCGGCGTTTTTGAGCGGGATGGAAATCGCCACTGGCGATGCCGTAGTGCTGATGGACGGCGATTTGCAGGACCCACCCGAAATTATTCCGAAGTTTTATGAGAAGTGGCAACAGGGCTTCGATGTAGCTTACGGCGTTCGGGTGCAGCGCGAAATGGCCCCGCACGTTCATTTTTTCTACAAGCAGTTTTACCGCCTGTTCCGGCGCACGGCCTACATTAACATCCCGGTCGATGCGGGCGACTTTTCGATGATCGACCGGAAGGTCGTGCGCGAATTGGTCAACCTGCCCGAAACCGAGCAGTTTCTGCGCGGGCTGCGGGCGTGGGTTGGTTTCAAACAAACCGGCGTCGATTATGTGCGGCCCGAACGGATGTTTGGCGTATCGACCAACAACTGGACCAAGAACATCTGGTGGGCGAAGAAGGCGATTTTCTCGTTCAGCTTTGCCCCGCTGGAGTTAATGACCTACGCCGGTTTCGTGCTGACGGGACTGTCGTTTCTGGGAATTTTGTGGCAAATTGTGGCCCGTTTGCTCAATTTTGACCCAAACACGCCTTACGGCATTTCGACCGTTCTGGTATTGATTATGTTCTTCGGCGGAATTAACCTGTTAGGCATCTCGTTTTTAGGAGAGTACATCAGCAAAATTTTTGAGGAGACAAAAAAACGTCCGAAATTCATTCGGACAATGGTTCGTAAAGGGCAGCGCGTGTACCGCACAGCGGCTGAAATCAGTACGCTGGTTGAGCAACGACGGAGTAAGTAG
- a CDS encoding acyltransferase family protein has product MQSSVPLTAPARPALNHLLQLDGIRFVAVGLVLFDHWMAERGLELPLGALGVTIFFVLSGFLITRILLSSKDKLSHQPNGGLGKYLKTFYIRRTLRIFPIYYITLFVLYVVNEPPVRRTIGWLALYATNIYMAYYTTWMGTVDHLWSLAVEEQVYLFFPLLLFFVPRRWVPLTALLMILGAVAMRYVLYRARMPWFIGYVTMPACLDSFGLGAIMAYWWLYQRERFGRVFRHSVWIWVFIALFALVIYLTKILPAIPDSTGLPGHHNIMSDVWERLVASLIGFFLIGRAVVGFTNPAMKWLLENPVSQYMGRISYGLYLFHNFVFNVYHTPPTHITLRIWRRASDLLPFLNSSYFFQFSYFLTLTILLATVSWYLIEKPINNLKDRYAY; this is encoded by the coding sequence ATGCAATCGAGTGTTCCTCTCACGGCCCCGGCCCGCCCGGCTCTAAATCATCTACTCCAGTTGGATGGGATTCGGTTTGTGGCCGTTGGCTTAGTGCTATTCGACCACTGGATGGCCGAGCGGGGTCTCGAATTGCCGCTGGGTGCGCTGGGCGTTACTATTTTCTTCGTCCTCAGTGGCTTCCTGATAACGCGCATTCTGCTGTCGAGCAAAGACAAACTCAGTCATCAACCCAACGGCGGCTTGGGCAAATACCTGAAAACGTTCTACATCCGCCGAACGCTGCGCATTTTTCCGATCTATTACATCACTCTGTTTGTACTGTATGTGGTCAACGAGCCGCCCGTGCGCCGAACCATTGGCTGGCTGGCACTGTACGCTACCAACATTTACATGGCCTACTACACCACCTGGATGGGTACAGTCGATCATTTGTGGTCGCTGGCGGTGGAGGAGCAGGTATATTTATTTTTCCCGCTGCTGCTGTTTTTCGTGCCGCGCCGGTGGGTGCCGCTCACGGCCCTGCTTATGATTTTGGGCGCAGTTGCCATGCGATACGTGCTCTATCGCGCCCGAATGCCGTGGTTTATTGGCTACGTGACTATGCCCGCCTGTTTAGATTCGTTCGGGCTGGGGGCTATTATGGCCTACTGGTGGCTGTATCAGCGCGAACGTTTCGGGCGGGTGTTTCGACATTCGGTCTGGATTTGGGTTTTCATTGCGTTGTTTGCGCTGGTAATTTATTTAACAAAAATTTTACCGGCCATCCCCGACAGCACTGGTCTGCCCGGCCACCACAATATCATGTCTGACGTGTGGGAACGATTGGTGGCTTCACTGATTGGCTTCTTTCTAATTGGCCGGGCCGTTGTTGGCTTCACGAATCCTGCGATGAAATGGCTACTCGAAAACCCAGTCAGTCAGTATATGGGCCGTATCAGTTATGGCTTATACCTGTTTCATAACTTTGTTTTCAACGTATATCATACACCGCCAACGCATATTACGCTACGCATCTGGCGACGCGCTTCTGATTTGTTACCGTTCCTGAACAGCAGCTATTTTTTCCAGTTTTCGTATTTTCTGACTCTGACCATTCTGTTGGCAACAGTATCGTGGTATTTGATTGAAAAACCGATTAACAACCTGAAAGATCGGTACGCTTATTGA